The following nucleotide sequence is from Elusimicrobiota bacterium.
AAACTTAAATTATTTGTGTATTAGCTTTACTATGACTTCCAGATGTGGTGTATGCGGGAACATATCCAACGGTTGAACTGACACTATTTTATAATATTGGAGGAAGCTTTGCAAATCATTGATTATAGAATCCAGCTTGCAGGAGACATAAATTATATTCGCCGGATTCAATTCTATGATAGACTGTATGGACTTTTTGGCGAGCCCGGCCCTGGGAGGGTCGATTACAACAGTCGAAAGCTTTACTTTGAATTTTGATATTTCGAATTTCTTTAAATAGTTTTCAACTCTCTCGCAGACGAACTCGCAGTTGCTGATGTTATTGAGTTTTGCATTTACCACAGCGTTATCGATGGCTTTAGAATTGAGCTCAATCCCTATTATTTTTTCAAAAACTTCTGAAATATATAGTGCTATGCCTCCGGATCCGCAGAAAAGGTCAAATGCAGTGGTGCCTTTTTGGGCTTGGGCAAATTCATTGATAGTATCGTAGAGTTTTTCGCACAAATAGCTGTTAGTCTGAAAGAATGTGTAAGGGAAAATTTTGTAGTTTATTTTGCCTATTTTTTCTTCTATGAATGCATTGCCGTAAATAAGTTCGTTTTTTTCGGCCAGGGCAACACCTGACTTGCTGTCATTTAAGCCCACTGTCAT
It contains:
- a CDS encoding methyltransferase domain-containing protein, which codes for LREAKSSGQLMVNLIVSITPYVFEYDFKKKALQLVKRLTDSGINLACMTVGLNDSKSGVALAEKNELIYGNAFIEEKIGKINYKIFPYTFFQTNSYLCEKLYDTINEFAQAQKGTTAFDLFCGSGGIALYISEVFEKIIGIELNSKAIDNAVVNAKLNNISNCEFVCERVENYLKKFEISKFKVKLSTVVIDPPRAGLAKKSIQSIIELNPANIIYVSCKLDSIINDLQSFLQYYKIVSVQPLDMFPHTPHLEVIVKLIHK